CGCGTAGCCGGGCGCCCTCGGGGCGGGGCATGGCGGGCACGAGCCTGACGATGCCGAGCAGCCCGATCACGCCGAGCGCGGCGACGATCGCGAAGGTGGTGCGCCAGCCGACGGCCTGCCCGATGAAGGTGCCGAGGGGCACGCCGACGATGTTGGCGACGGTCAGTCCGGTGAACATGGTGGCGATGGCGCCGGCCTTCTTGTCCGGGGCGACGAGCTCGGCGGCGACGACGGACCCGATGCCGAAGAACGAGCCGTGGGCGAGCGAGGCGATCACGCGGCCGGTCAGCATCATCCCGAAGTTCGGGGCGAGGGCGGAGGCCAGGTTGCCGAGCACGAACAGGCCCATCAGCAGCATGAGCATCCGCTTCCGGCTCACCTTGTTGCCGAGGACGGTCAGCAGCGGCGCGCCGAGGACGACGCCGAGCGCGTAGCCGGTGACCAGCAGGCCCGCGGTGGGGATGGTGACGCCGTAGTCGGCGGCGATCTCGGGCAGCAGACCCATGATCACGAATTCGGTCGTACCGATACCGAAGGCCCCGACTGCAAGAGCGAGCAGAGCGAGCGGCATGGCTCGCCCCCTTCCGGAATTGCTTGAACGATCCCTTTGCATGCCTTCACAATAGTTGCATGCGCGCCATACTTGCAAGCGCGGGTAGGTGGTGTGATCTGGATGGCGCTGACCGCAGGCTAAGTCGGCCCAGGGGTGACGCGGGCTGCTCGGTACTGCTGTAGGGCTCCCGTCGAAGGCGGCGGCGCGTCGGCTCGTCGCCGTGACCCTGGCCGGGCTGTTGCCCGCGGCCCGAAGCGCGGATCGGACTCCCGCCGGGGCGGAGGAGGAGCCGGGCCATGAGTGTGGTCACCGCCGTGGCCGTCACCACGGCCACTGACGGCGGCCATACCCCCTCCCCGTATCATGGGGCGCGCCCGGTCGCTACGGATCGGGCCGAGAACGGAGGGTGAAGTGGCGACGCGCCAGGAGACCGCGACATGGCCGGGCCGATGTGTGCTCGCCGTCGTGCTGCTCTTCGGCATCGTCTTCATGCACGCCCTGGGGCACTCCGACGAGCACCGCGCCGTCGGCGTCACCGCCCACACGACGGCCGGGTCGCACGCCTCCGCTCCGGCGGTGGAGCAAGCGGCTGCCGCCGACGACCATGGCGCGTCGCACCCGGCACCCGCCCATGGGGCGGGAGTCGCCGCGCTCTGTCTCGCCGTGCTCGGCGCAGGCATCGGACTGCTCCTCCTGTGGCGTGCGGCCCGCAGGCGGCTGCCGCTCGGCGATGTCTCACGGGCGACGGAGCGACTGGCGTACGCGCTCCGCGCGATCCCGCCTCCCGCTCCGCCCGGGTCCCTCCTGGCACGCCTGTCGTTGTTGCGCATATAGGGCGACCGACCGCTCCTCGCCGCGAGCGGAACCGATCCCTTTCGCATGCAACGACCACGTCAAGAGGTTCCACCGGCATGACCCGACCCACCCGTCGTACCGTCCTCGGCGCCGGACTCGCCGCCGCCGGCACCGGCCTGCTGACCGCCTGCTCCGGCAGCGGCACCGGTCACTCGTCCCACGGAAGCGGCGCATCGACGCCGACCGGTGACTACGTCACCCCCGACAGCAAGGAGGTCGGGGCGACCGAGGCGCTGCGCAAGCCCGGCCCCGAGCGCAAGGTGAGGCTCACCGCCGTCGAGACCCCGCTCGACCTCGGCGGCGGACGCACGGTCCGCTCCTGGGCGTACGGGGACGAGCTCCCCGGCAAGGAGGTCCGGGTCACCGCCGGTGACACCCTCGCGCTCACCCTCGCCAACAACCTTCCCCGGGCCACGAGCATCCACTGGCACGGACTCGCGCTGCGCAACGACATGGACGGCGTGCCCGGACTCACCCAGCGCGACATCAAGCCCGGCGGCTCCTTCGACTACCGCTTCACGGTCTCCCACCCCGGCACGTACTGGCTTCACCCGCACTCCGGCGTCCAGCAGGACCGCGGCCTGTACGCGCCGCTGATCGTCGAGGACCCCAGGGAGCCCCTGAAGTACGACAAGGAGTGGGTGATCGTCCTCGACGACTGGGTCGACGGCGTCGACGGCTCCACCCCGGACGCCGTGCTCGCCGAGCTCGGCAAGGGCATGGGCATGGGCGGCATGGACCACGGCGGCTCCGCCTCCGGGAGCATGGAGGGCCACGACATGTCGAACATGTCGATGACCTCGATGACCTCGATGACCTCGATGACCACGAAGAAGTCCCCGTCCCCGAAGCCGGCCGGCCTCTCCCGCATGCTCATGGGCGCGAACAGCGATCTGCTCGGTGGCGACGCCGGAGACGTCGGGTACCCGCACTACCTGATCAACGGCCGTACGCCGCAGTCCCCGCAGACGTTCACCGCGAAGCCCGGCGACCGGATCCGGCTGCGGATCATCAACGCCGGGGGTGACACCGCCTTCCGGGTCGCCCTCGGCGGACACCAGCTCACCGTCACCCACACCGACGGCTTCCCGGTCGAGCACACGCGGGCCGACGCGCTGCTGCTCGGCATGGGCGAGCGCATCGACGCCCTCGTCACCGCCGGGAGCGGCACCTTCCCGCTGACCGCGCTCGCCGAGGGCAAGAGCCGCACCGCCCTCGCCGTCCTGCGCACCGGCGGCGGAGCCGCGCCCGCCGCCGGTGCGCGCCCGAAGGAGCTGGACGGCAAGGTCGTGCACGGCGGCCGGCTCAAGGCCGCGGAGTCCGTGCGGCTCGAGCCGAGCCGGCCCGACCGCACCATCGAGTTCCATCTGACCGGCTCGATGACGAAGTACGACTGGGCCGTCAACGGCAAGAAGTACGACCCCGCTGTGCGCCACCCCGTCCGCTCGGGCGAGCGTGTCCGCCTGGCCTTCGTGAACAGCACGACGATGTGGCACCCGATGCACCTGCACGGCCACACGTACGCGCTCGCCGGCGGCGGTGCCCGCAAGGACACGTCCATCGTGCTGCCGGGCAAGCGGCTGGAGGTCGACTTCGACGCCGACAACCCGGGCCTGTGGATGATCCACTGCCACAACGTCTACCACGCCGAGTCCGGCATGATGACCGTCCTCGGCTACCTGAAGTAGAGACCGCGGTGACACGGGAGCGGCCCGGCCCGGCCGCTCCCGTGCCCCTCCACCGGGAGGTCGGCAGGTCATTCCGCTCGTGGGGCGGCGGTGGTCGTTTCGTTGCGTCGCAGGAGCGCGATCGTGGTGCCGAGGGCGATGAGGAGGGCCAGTGCGGCGTATCCGTAGGTGAGGGTCGCCGCGGTGGCGATGGCGGCGACGAGGAGAGGACCGCCCGCGTCGCCGAGTTCACGGCCGAGTTCGGCGGCGCCCATGGTCTGGCCCATGCGTTCCTCGGGGGTGCTCGTGGCGAGGGCGGCGAAGCCGAGCGGGGTGATCAGGCCGGTGCCGGCGCCGATCAGGGTGGCGGAGAGCAGGACCCCGGTCAGACCGGGCAGCATGGCGCAGGCCAGACCCGCAGCGGTGAGGGCCAGGCCCGAGGTGAGGCCGGTCCGGGTGGTCAGGCGCTCCTCGTCGAGGGCGCGTCCGGCGTAGGGCTGGATGACGGCGGCGGTGGCGGCGAGGACGGAGACGGCGGCTCCGGTCGCGATGGTGCCGAGTCCCGCGGCGGCGCCGGAGACGGGAAGGAAGCCGACACCGACGGAGAGTGCGGCGGTCGCGGCGGCCAGTGCGGCGGTGGGGCCGAGGAAGACGGGGTCGGCCAGGCGGCGTGCCAGGTCGAGGACGGTCTGGCGCTGCTTGGGCAGCGGAGGTACTGCGGGAACGGCGAGTGCGGCCCACGCGGCGACGGCTGCGCCGAGTACGGCGAGGACGGTGAAGAGGAGGCGCAGGCCACCGGCCCAGACCAGCAGTCCGCCGAGGAGGGGGCCGAGGGCGTAGCCGATGGACTTGTGGAAGCCGTAGCTGCCGAAGGCGCGGCCGCGCTTGGCCGCGGGGTTGAGGCGGGCGACGAGCGCCGAGGCGGACGGGGAGAAGGCGGAGGCGGCGGCACCCTGGCCGAGTCGGGCGGCCCACAGCCAACCGGGGCTGTCGGCCATGGCGTACAGGGTGGAGGCGGCGGCGAACGCGATTAGGCCGCTGATTAGCACGGGCTTGGCGCCGATGCGGTCGGCCAGGCTCCCGAAGACGGGCTTGAGGAGCACTTCGGCGCCGTCGTAGAGGGCGAGCAGTCCGCCCAGGACGAGGAGGGAGGTGACGGCATCCTCGGAGAAGGCGCCGAGGTTGGCGGCGATGCCGTGGGCCCCGAAGGCGGTGGTGAACCCGGCCGCGTACAGCGGCCACATCCGGGCCGCGGGAGCCGCCTGCCGGGCGGGGGTCGCGGTCATCGGGCGCCTCCCTCGTGGAGAACGGCGAAGACGCGCTCGGCGTAGTCCTCGCACACGGCCGCGCAGCTCTTGAGCCGGGTCGCGTCCTCGGGGCCGCGTCCCATGGCGTTGAGCGTCAGCGCCTGCCCCCCTGCCTTGTCCGTCAGCTCCAGGGCCCGGGCGATGCCCTCGGCGAATGAAGGCTCGACACAAGGACGAATGTAGCAATGGGGTACATCTGCTGGAGTGGCGAGCTTCCGAAGCGTTGCCCGATCTGTCCGGCTGGATCGGGCCGCCCGGGAACGCGGACCGGTCAGGCGCTGAGGACGCCCGTGCCGAGCAGGCCGAGGAGCAGTACGCCGACGATCACCCGGTAGACGACGAAGGCGTTGAAGGAGTGCCGGGCGACGTACTTGAGCAGCCAGGCGATGGAGGCGTAAGCGACGATGAAGGAGACCGCGGTCCCGACGACGAGCGGGGCGAGGCCGACGCCCGCGCCGACGGCGTCCTTGAGCTCGTAGACGCCGGCGCCGGTGAGGGCGGGGATGCCGAGGAAGAAGGAGAGGCGGGTGGCGGCGACCCGGTCGAGGTCCAGCAGGAGCGCGGTGGACATGGTGGCGCCGGAACGGGAGAAGCCGGGGAAGAGCAGGGCGAGGATCTGCGAGCAGCCGACGAGCATCGCGTCCTTGAACGAGGTGTCGTCCTCGCCGCGCTTGTGACGGCCCATCTGGTCGGCCACCCACATCACGCCGCTGCCGACGATCAGCGAGCCCGCGACCACCCACAGGGAGGCCAGCGGCCCTTCGATGAGCGGCTTGGCCGCGAGGCCCACCACCACGATCGGGATGGTCGCGAAGATGATCCACCACGCGAACTTGTAGTCGTGGTGGTAGCGCTCCTCCTTGTCGGCCAGGCCGCGTCCCCAGGCGGTGACGATGCGGACGATGTCCTTGAAGAAGTACAGGAGGACGGCGGCGATGGCGCCGACCTGGATGACGGCGGAGAAACCGACCACGGAAGGGTCGTCGACCGGGATGCCCATGAGCCCCTCGGTGATCTTGAGGTGGCCGGTTGAGGAGATGGGCAGGAATTCGGTGACGCCCTCGACGATGCCGAGGATGGTGGCCTGACCGAGGCTGATGGCGCTCATCAAGGTCCTGTCTGGGGAGGGGGGCGGGTACGGGTGCGGGCGTGTGGTCAGCGACCGGCGCCCGCGCGGCGCGCGGCCCGGCGGGCGCGCCGGAACTCCACGGCGAGCGGGAGCAGGGAGACGGCGACGATCGCCGCGATCGCCGGGAGGAGGTAGTGGTCGACGTCGGGGATGCTGGAGCCGAGGACGTAGCCGCCGAGGACCAGGCCCGTCGTCCACACGAGGCCGCCCGCGATCTGCCAGAGGGCGAAGGTGCGGGCGGGCACGCCGACCATGCCGGCGAGGGGGTTGAGGACGGTGCGGACCACGGGCAGGAAGCGGGCCAGGACGATGGCCTTGCCGTGGCCGTAGCGGGCGAGCAGGTCCTCGGCGCGGGCGGCGCCCTCGCGCAGATGACGGCTACGGGTGCGCTCGAGGAGGACTCGGCCGGCTCGGGCGCCGATCAGGTAGCCGGTCTGGGCGCCGAGGAGGGCACCGGCCGCGGCAGCGGCGAGGACGCCGGGGAGGGAGAGGTGGATGCCGCCCGAACCGCCGGTGCCTGCCGCGCACAGCAGGCCCGCGGTGAACAGCAGGGAGTCGCCGGGCAGGAAGAAGCCGATCAGCAGGCCGGTCTCGGCGTACAGCACGAGGAAGACGCCGACCGTGCCGAAGGCGGTCAGCAGGGATGTGGCATCCAGCGGGTTGAGGGCCTGGGGCACCTGGGGTTCCTTCCTGCCGCGGGCGAGCCGGGCGGCTGTCGCCGGGCACGGGGGCGTGGCACACTCGTGGAACAGCATTTACGCGTGCGTAGAACTTCTACGCGACTGTAGAAGATGGTCGGGAGAACGACAAACCCATGGACGCGAACACGCGCGATCAGGCATCCAGGCGGCCCAACGGCGCCCGGGAGACGCAGATCCTCGAACTGCTCCAGCAGGCCGACGGCGCCCTGACGCCCGGCGAGGTCGCCGAGCGGCTCGGCGGGGAACTCACGTACAGCACCGTCGTGACGATCCTGACCCGCATGCACGGCAAGCAGATGCTGCACCGCTCCCCGCGCGGCCGGGCCTACGCGTACGAGCCGGTCACCGACGAGGCCGGCTTCGCCGCCCGCCGGATGCGCTCGGTCCTGGACGACCGGCCCGACCGCGAGGCCGTCCTCGCCCGCTTCGCCGACGAGCTCTCCGACTCCGACGCCGAGCTCCTGCGCCAGATGCTCGGCGACGCCGGCAGCGGCGACCCACGGTAAGGAGCCCCCCTTGCGCTTCGCCGTCTACCTTCCGCTGCTGCTGCCGCTGCTCGCACCGCTCGGCGCCCGCCTCATCGCCGAGCGGTGCGAACCGCGCCTGGCCACCTGGCTGCTCACCGCCTCCGCGCTCGTCCTCGGCGCGGCGAGCACCCTGTGCCTCGGCCTGCTCGCCTTCACCGGTCTCGTCCGCCTCCCGCAGCTGGCCGCCCTCGGCCACTGGGCCCCGCTCACCGCACACGACGACCCGGCCGCGCTGCCCGTCGCGCTGGCGGCCGGCCTGCTCCTGGGCGGCGCCACCGTCATGGCCGTACGGCTCCTGCTCCGACGCGTTCGCTCGCTCGCCGCGGCGGCCCTCGAAGCGGCCTGCATGCCCGCCCGCGACGGCCTGGTCGTCATCGACGACGAGGCTCCCGACGCCTTCGCGCTGCCCGGGCTTCCCGGCCGCGTCGTCGTCTCCACCGGCATGCTGGACACCCTGGACGCGGCCGAGCACCGCATCCTGCTGGCCCACGAACGCGCCCACCTGACAGCCCACCACTACGCGTTCGTGGCCCTCGCCCAGCTCGGTGCGGCCGCCAACCCGCTCCTGCGCCCCCTCGCCCGGGCCGTCACGTACACGATCGAACGCTGGGCCGACGAGAACGCCGCCACCGCCACCGGTGACCGGCGCAAGGTCGCCCAGACCGTCGGCAAGGCCGCGCTCGCCGCCCGCCGCACCCTGGCCCGCACCCCGGGCGGAGCGCTCGCCTTCCTCGGACGCCGCGACCGCCGGCCCTCCGCCGGCCCCGTACCGCGCCGCGTCGCCGCCCTCCTCGCACCACCTCTCGGCCTCCACCCCGTCCTCGCGACAGCCACAGCAGCCGTGCTCGCCGCCGCGACCCTCGCCTCGGCCGAGGCGGTCCACGACCTGCACCTGCTGCTACGGGCCGTAGGCACCTGGTAGGGCCACTGCGCGATCAACGAGGAGCCGCATCCGTCGTAGTCCTCGAAACGGGCCGGGCAGGCGCCGACGTGGGCGAAGCGCACCGATCCGCGGGGCGGGAGCG
The DNA window shown above is from Streptomyces vietnamensis and carries:
- a CDS encoding multicopper oxidase family protein; its protein translation is MTRPTRRTVLGAGLAAAGTGLLTACSGSGTGHSSHGSGASTPTGDYVTPDSKEVGATEALRKPGPERKVRLTAVETPLDLGGGRTVRSWAYGDELPGKEVRVTAGDTLALTLANNLPRATSIHWHGLALRNDMDGVPGLTQRDIKPGGSFDYRFTVSHPGTYWLHPHSGVQQDRGLYAPLIVEDPREPLKYDKEWVIVLDDWVDGVDGSTPDAVLAELGKGMGMGGMDHGGSASGSMEGHDMSNMSMTSMTSMTSMTTKKSPSPKPAGLSRMLMGANSDLLGGDAGDVGYPHYLINGRTPQSPQTFTAKPGDRIRLRIINAGGDTAFRVALGGHQLTVTHTDGFPVEHTRADALLLGMGERIDALVTAGSGTFPLTALAEGKSRTALAVLRTGGGAAPAAGARPKELDGKVVHGGRLKAAESVRLEPSRPDRTIEFHLTGSMTKYDWAVNGKKYDPAVRHPVRSGERVRLAFVNSTTMWHPMHLHGHTYALAGGGARKDTSIVLPGKRLEVDFDADNPGLWMIHCHNVYHAESGMMTVLGYLK
- a CDS encoding undecaprenyl-diphosphate phosphatase, giving the protein MSAISLGQATILGIVEGVTEFLPISSTGHLKITEGLMGIPVDDPSVVGFSAVIQVGAIAAVLLYFFKDIVRIVTAWGRGLADKEERYHHDYKFAWWIIFATIPIVVVGLAAKPLIEGPLASLWVVAGSLIVGSGVMWVADQMGRHKRGEDDTSFKDAMLVGCSQILALLFPGFSRSGATMSTALLLDLDRVAATRLSFFLGIPALTGAGVYELKDAVGAGVGLAPLVVGTAVSFIVAYASIAWLLKYVARHSFNAFVVYRVIVGVLLLGLLGTGVLSA
- a CDS encoding MFS transporter, which translates into the protein MTATPARQAAPAARMWPLYAAGFTTAFGAHGIAANLGAFSEDAVTSLLVLGGLLALYDGAEVLLKPVFGSLADRIGAKPVLISGLIAFAAASTLYAMADSPGWLWAARLGQGAAASAFSPSASALVARLNPAAKRGRAFGSYGFHKSIGYALGPLLGGLLVWAGGLRLLFTVLAVLGAAVAAWAALAVPAVPPLPKQRQTVLDLARRLADPVFLGPTAALAAATAALSVGVGFLPVSGAAAGLGTIATGAAVSVLAATAAVIQPYAGRALDEERLTTRTGLTSGLALTAAGLACAMLPGLTGVLLSATLIGAGTGLITPLGFAALATSTPEERMGQTMGAAELGRELGDAGGPLLVAAIATAATLTYGYAALALLIALGTTIALLRRNETTTAAPRAE
- a CDS encoding DedA family protein, whose translation is MPQALNPLDATSLLTAFGTVGVFLVLYAETGLLIGFFLPGDSLLFTAGLLCAAGTGGSGGIHLSLPGVLAAAAAGALLGAQTGYLIGARAGRVLLERTRSRHLREGAARAEDLLARYGHGKAIVLARFLPVVRTVLNPLAGMVGVPARTFALWQIAGGLVWTTGLVLGGYVLGSSIPDVDHYLLPAIAAIVAVSLLPLAVEFRRARRAARRAGAGR
- a CDS encoding DUF6153 family protein: MATRQETATWPGRCVLAVVLLFGIVFMHALGHSDEHRAVGVTAHTTAGSHASAPAVEQAAAADDHGASHPAPAHGAGVAALCLAVLGAGIGLLLLWRAARRRLPLGDVSRATERLAYALRAIPPPAPPGSLLARLSLLRI
- a CDS encoding BlaI/MecI/CopY family transcriptional regulator; this translates as MDANTRDQASRRPNGARETQILELLQQADGALTPGEVAERLGGELTYSTVVTILTRMHGKQMLHRSPRGRAYAYEPVTDEAGFAARRMRSVLDDRPDREAVLARFADELSDSDAELLRQMLGDAGSGDPR
- a CDS encoding M56 family metallopeptidase, with translation MRFAVYLPLLLPLLAPLGARLIAERCEPRLATWLLTASALVLGAASTLCLGLLAFTGLVRLPQLAALGHWAPLTAHDDPAALPVALAAGLLLGGATVMAVRLLLRRVRSLAAAALEAACMPARDGLVVIDDEAPDAFALPGLPGRVVVSTGMLDTLDAAEHRILLAHERAHLTAHHYAFVALAQLGAAANPLLRPLARAVTYTIERWADENAATATGDRRKVAQTVGKAALAARRTLARTPGGALAFLGRRDRRPSAGPVPRRVAALLAPPLGLHPVLATATAAVLAAATLASAEAVHDLHLLLRAVGTW